Proteins co-encoded in one Pocillopora verrucosa isolate sample1 chromosome 1, ASM3666991v2, whole genome shotgun sequence genomic window:
- the LOC131779177 gene encoding uncharacterized protein has translation MVRLRKQARHCNFGPTLEENLRDQLIEKLPNVELKKKLLEVVNITLQAAMDKVRKWEASHEQAGQMVMPNQEPGAGTHAVEERPGRGDKGKSVCFNCGKEGHFAQSTNCPARGRKCSKCGKYGHYASCCKGGRNSKPGKQGNNQQRGGRQKRHGKGRQANHVEGHCNESGEDDSFAFTIEEQTCAVSNSSEPVISVKIGGISRDVLIDSGSASNLISKDTLQELKYQGLKIELKPCLKRLYAYGGRELKIEGQFQTEVSVPKAKVVADFIVVESGRCLLGYSSATDLGILRVDLSGTLGTGDCNTVDGTFVGGLKAKYPSVFQGIGKLKDYQLKLHIDPSVTPVVQKMRRVPFSVKDKVTAKVNELLEKDIIEKVEGPTVWVSPVVVAPKPSGDIRLCVDMRRANEAIIRERLPIPTIDEVLESLNGSGVFSKLDLRWGFHQIELDPDSRDITAFATHDGIFRYKPWEEVAVDLMGPLPSGEHLLVLVDYYSRWIEVDVIRTTSSKTIIHCLDAQFARHGLPKGLRTDNGSNLVSKEVEDYLNEMGIEHRYTTPLWPRANGEVERQNRSLLKSMRAAHAEGQNWREELNRFLLAYRSTPHSTTGKSPAELLFRRKLTTKMPELVNVEEEELEVSDQAVRDRDNQRKQFNKDYVDKKFHARDRNVKEGDSVLLEKKKENKLSPCYEKEPYQVISRYGDQVVLRSPQGVLYKRSLQHIKSFNMPDPEEQETPQQDAKPRTEPKSFETPPVAEDQVPMAESPPEDVPSTVPTAEPHVRRSGRITSRPKALSDYVLY, from the coding sequence ATGGTTCGTTTACGTAAACAAGCTCGTCATTGTAATTTTGGTCCaactttggaagaaaatttacgggatcaattgattgaaaagttgcctAATGTTGAGCTAAAGAAGAAGCTATTGGAAGTCGTTAATATTACTCTGCAAGCAGCAATGGATAAAGTTCGAAAGTGGGAAGCCTCACACGAGCAGGCAGGTCAAATGGTCATGCCAAACCAAGAACCTGGAGCAGGTACTCATGCAGTTGAAGAACGTCCTGGGCGTGGAGACAAAGGGAAAAGCGTTTGTTTCAACTGTGGTAAAGAAGGTCATTTTGCCCAAAGTACAAATTGTCCCGCCCGAGGTCGCAAGTGCAGCAAGTGTGGTAAATATGGTCATTATGCCAGCTGTTGCAAAGGGGGAAGGAACTCGAAGCCTGGAAAACAAGGTAACAACCAACAACGGGGAGGCAGACAGAAGCGTCATGGTAAGGGGAGACAGGCAAATCATGTTGAGGGTCATTGTAACGAGTCAGGTGAGGATGacagttttgcttttactaTAGAAGAACAGACATGTGCTGTGTCAAATTCCTCTGAACCCGTTATCTCAGTGAAGATTGGTGGAATCAGCAGAGATGTGTTGATTGATTCAGGTTCTGCAAGTAACCTCATTAGTAAAGATACACTGCAGGAACTTAAGTATCAGGGGCTCAAGATTGAATTAAAACCTTGTCTGAAGAGATTGTATGCTTATGGGGGTCGAGAGCTTAAAATTGAGGGCCAGTTTCAGACAGAAGTTTCCGTACCCAAAGCAAAGGTTGTGGCAGATTTCATTGTTGTTGAATCCGGGCGTTGTTTGCTGGGATATTCGTCCGCCACAGATCTTGGAATCCTTCGTGTGGATCTCTCGGGAACTCTTGGGACAGGAGACTGTAACACTGTTGATGGTACCTTCGTGGGAGGACTCAAAGCAAAATACCCCAGTGTATTCCAGGGAATTGGAAAGCTTAAAGATTATCAGTTGAAGCTACACATTGACCCCAGTGTAACTCCAGTCGTTCAAAAAATGCGACGAGTACCTTTTTCTGTAAAGGACAAAGTAACTGCCAAGGTTAACGAACTCCTTGAAAAGGACATAATTGAGAAAGTCGAGGGGCCTACGGTGTGGGTAAGCCCAGTCGTTGTTGCTCCTAAACCGTCCGGGGACATAAGGTTGTGTGTCGACATGCGGAGAGCCAACGAGGCCATTATTCGGGAAAGATTGCCCATACCAACCATAGATGAAGTCCTTGAAAGTCTTAATGGGAGTGGTGTTTTCTCGAAGTTAGATTTAAGGTGGGGTTTTCACCAAATTGAGCTGGATCCTGATTCAAGGGATATCACTGCTTTTGCCACCCATGATGGTATATTCCGCTACAAACCATGGGAAGAAGTAGCTGTGGATCTAATGGGTCCGTTACCTTCTGGAGAACACTTGTTAGTTCTCGTTGATTATTACAGCCGGTGGATAGAAGTTGATGTTATCCGAACAACTTCCAGCAAAACCATCATTCATTGCTTGGATGCCCAATTTGCAAGACATGGGTTGCCTAAAGGTCTGCGTACCGACAATGGCTCAAATCTTGTATCCAAAGAAGTAGAAGATTACCTGAATGAAATGGGGATTGAACACCGTTACACAACACCTCTATGGCCAAGAGCTAATGGCGAGGTAGAGAGGCAAAACAGGTCGCTTCTTAAGTCCATGAGAGCAGCCCATGCAGAAGGACAGAATTGGAGAGAGGAACTAAACAGGTTTCTTTTGGCGTACAGGTCCACGCCTCATTCAACCACAGGAAAGAGTCCCGCCGAGTTATTGTTTAGGAGAAAGCTAACAACTAAAATGCCTGAGCTAGTCAACGTTGAAGAGGAGGAGCTAGAAGTGAGCGACCAAGCCGTTCGTGATCGGGACAATCAGAGAAAGCAGTTTAACAAGGACTATGTGGACAAGAAGTTCCATGCCAGAGATCGAAATGTGAAAGAAGGAGACAGTGTTCTGcttgagaagaagaaagaaaataagctgTCACCTTGCTATGAGAAGGAACCATATCAGGTGATATCTCGTTATGGGGACCAGGTGGTGTTGCGATCGCCTCAAGGTGTCCTGTACAAACGCAGCCTTCAGCATATTAAGTCCTTTAATATGCCAGATCCAGAAGAACAGGAAACGCCACAACAGGACGCTAAACCACGGACTGAACCTAAGTCATTTGAGACGCCACCTGTGGCAGAGGATCAAGTACCAATGGCTGAATCACCACCAGAAGATGTACCTTCTACTGTACCTACAGCTGAGCCGCATGTGAGAAGATCCGGCAGAATTACGAGCCGTCCAAAGGCTCTGAGTGACTACGTTCTGTACTAA